Proteins encoded in a region of the Pyxidicoccus trucidator genome:
- a CDS encoding acyl-CoA dehydrogenase family protein: MDFSLSPEVEDYRLRVRAFVEQHVLPLEKQPDAFDAHENIREDVVARVRARAREEGLWAFQMPKSRGGQGLGVVGMAACYEEAARSPFGPVMFNAAPPDDGNMIVLEKVLRTEDLKQRWLQPIIDGKVRSAFAMTEPRGCGSDPSLTYTKATRRGDTWVITGRKWFITGAQGAQHFILIARTSDDERKGLSAFLFDASQPGWRIERRIPIMGPEEHGGHCELVFEGLEIPDAHRLLELGDGLKVTQIRLGTARLTHCMRWLGLAKRCLEEAGGYVSERMSFGSTLAQHEGVQWMLGDAAKDIHIGRLLTMSAAWKLDQGDFARTDISIAKIHVADTLHKAADTAIQLLGARGYSKDTCVEWIYRYARQARLVDGASEVHKQVLSRAYLAEGQGFFKWGV, translated from the coding sequence TTGGATTTCTCCCTGTCGCCCGAGGTCGAGGACTATCGCCTGCGTGTGAGGGCCTTCGTCGAGCAGCACGTGCTGCCGCTCGAGAAGCAGCCCGACGCTTTCGACGCGCACGAGAACATCCGCGAGGACGTGGTGGCCCGGGTGCGCGCCCGCGCCCGCGAGGAAGGGCTGTGGGCCTTCCAGATGCCGAAGTCACGCGGAGGGCAGGGCCTGGGCGTGGTGGGCATGGCGGCCTGCTACGAGGAAGCGGCGCGCTCGCCCTTCGGGCCGGTGATGTTCAACGCCGCGCCGCCCGATGACGGCAACATGATTGTCCTGGAGAAGGTCCTCCGGACCGAGGACCTGAAGCAGCGCTGGCTGCAGCCCATCATCGACGGCAAGGTCCGTTCGGCCTTCGCCATGACGGAGCCGCGGGGTTGTGGCTCCGACCCGTCCCTCACGTACACGAAGGCCACACGGCGTGGCGACACGTGGGTCATCACCGGGCGCAAGTGGTTCATCACGGGCGCGCAAGGGGCCCAGCACTTCATCCTGATTGCGCGCACGTCCGACGACGAGCGCAAGGGCCTCAGCGCCTTCCTGTTCGACGCGAGCCAGCCGGGTTGGCGCATCGAGCGGCGCATTCCCATCATGGGGCCGGAGGAGCACGGCGGGCACTGTGAACTCGTGTTCGAGGGCCTGGAGATTCCGGACGCCCACCGGCTGCTGGAGCTGGGGGACGGCCTCAAGGTGACGCAGATTCGCCTGGGCACGGCGCGCCTCACGCATTGCATGCGCTGGCTGGGACTGGCGAAGCGGTGCCTGGAAGAAGCGGGCGGGTACGTGTCGGAGCGCATGAGCTTCGGTTCGACGCTGGCGCAGCATGAAGGCGTGCAGTGGATGCTGGGCGACGCCGCCAAGGACATCCACATCGGCCGGCTGCTCACCATGAGCGCCGCGTGGAAGCTGGACCAGGGCGACTTCGCCCGTACGGACATCTCCATCGCGAAGATTCACGTCGCGGACACGCTGCACAAGGCGGCGGACACGGCCATCCAGTTGCTGGGAGCGCGTGGCTACTCCAAGGACACATGCGTCGAGTGGATATACCGCTACGCCAGGCAGGCCCGGCTGGTGGACGGCGCCAGCGAGGTGCACAAGCAGGTGCTGTCGCGCGCATACCTGGCGGAGGGGCAGGGCTTCTTCAAGTGGGGCGTGTGA
- a CDS encoding phosphotransferase family protein, with translation MQDAQRTALERFLAERSGARAVRIDDARLLSGGAIQENWLLKATVTGGAHDGVLECVLRADAPSGVSVSHSRAREFALLQEALRVGVTVPEPLWLGDTAVFGRDFFVMRKARGTAAAHRLMKEPGLGGDRERLTERIGEEMARLHTLRPPSERLSFLPPPVRSPALKGVEEFRAFLDGHHTPFPALEWGIRWLELHAPRTREWVLAHRDFRTGNYMVDEAGLTAVLDWEFAAWSDPLEDLGWFCARCWRFGQFDKEAGGIGSREALFRGYERVSGLRLEREAVFYWEVYAHVRWAVIALQQGERHVSGQEPSLELALTAHIVPELELELLRMTGVGNA, from the coding sequence ATGCAAGACGCGCAGCGGACGGCACTGGAGCGCTTCCTGGCGGAGAGGTCCGGCGCCCGCGCGGTGCGAATCGACGATGCGCGCCTGCTCTCGGGAGGCGCCATCCAGGAGAACTGGCTGCTCAAGGCCACCGTCACCGGCGGCGCGCATGATGGCGTACTGGAGTGCGTCCTGCGCGCGGACGCGCCCTCTGGCGTCTCGGTGTCGCACAGCCGCGCCCGGGAGTTCGCGCTGCTCCAGGAGGCCTTGCGCGTGGGAGTGACGGTTCCCGAGCCCCTGTGGCTGGGCGACACCGCTGTGTTCGGCCGGGACTTCTTCGTGATGCGCAAGGCCCGCGGCACGGCCGCGGCGCACCGACTGATGAAGGAGCCGGGGCTGGGCGGGGACCGCGAGCGGCTGACGGAGCGTATCGGTGAGGAGATGGCGCGGCTGCACACCCTCCGTCCGCCGTCGGAGCGGTTGTCCTTCCTGCCACCGCCGGTGCGCTCGCCCGCGCTGAAGGGCGTGGAGGAGTTCAGGGCCTTCCTGGACGGACACCACACGCCCTTCCCGGCGCTGGAGTGGGGCATCCGCTGGTTGGAGCTGCACGCGCCACGGACGCGGGAATGGGTGCTGGCGCATCGTGACTTCCGCACGGGCAATTACATGGTGGATGAGGCGGGGCTCACGGCCGTGCTGGACTGGGAGTTCGCGGCGTGGTCGGACCCGCTGGAGGACCTGGGCTGGTTCTGCGCGCGCTGCTGGCGCTTCGGCCAGTTCGACAAGGAGGCGGGCGGCATCGGCTCCCGCGAGGCGCTGTTCCGGGGCTATGAGCGCGTGAGTGGCCTCCGGCTCGAGCGCGAGGCGGTGTTCTACTGGGAAGTGTATGCCCACGTGCGGTGGGCGGTGATTGCGCTCCAACAGGGGGAGCGCCATGTGTCCGGTCAGGAGCCCTCCCTGGAGCTGGCGCTGACGGCGCACATCGTGCCGGAGCTGGAGCTGGAGCTCCTCCGGATGACGGGGGTGGGCAATGCGTGA
- a CDS encoding DUF6285 domain-containing protein yields MRERPDGADLLAIAREVLRKELLPLLPEDKAYGALMIANAMGIAERQLRNGTEPQEAERQALSTLLQRDGELMALNRELAARIRQGVLDDSAEARGLLWEATVQRVRESAPKALAGGAGGSRTRGEGR; encoded by the coding sequence ATGCGTGAGCGTCCCGATGGCGCCGATTTGCTGGCGATTGCCCGCGAGGTGCTGCGCAAGGAGTTGCTGCCCCTGCTGCCCGAGGACAAGGCCTATGGCGCGCTGATGATTGCCAACGCCATGGGCATCGCCGAGCGCCAGCTTCGCAACGGCACGGAGCCTCAAGAAGCGGAGCGGCAGGCGTTGTCCACGTTGCTCCAGCGTGACGGTGAGCTGATGGCGCTGAACCGTGAGCTCGCGGCGCGAATCCGCCAGGGAGTGCTCGACGACAGCGCCGAGGCCCGCGGGCTGCTGTGGGAAGCGACGGTGCAGCGGGTACGGGAGAGCGCGCCGAAAGCACTGGCAGGGGGAGCGGGCGGCAGCCGAACGAGAGGCGAGGGCCGCTGA
- a CDS encoding CocE/NonD family hydrolase — MGVITGPSSLDFWTQVKHVFPPPIGGLTLSVFGDIEKLADRDIHRVPGASGLPGRQSPGQGRRSPGVSRHWMQCHMVGCAMRSLKRVLLFVLCAQTALAATKTEVMVPMPDGTKLMTDVWRPDPAQFPGPRPVILRRTPYGRGFPFPQSLLVWNLADLNGYIVVSQDVRGRGGSEGTFLPFFTDAVDGPATMRWIEQQAWCDGNIGSFGGSAEGIVQLLALPDAPDSLRCAHVQNASDNLYESLMPGGAWRAELTTSWLNGFPTPTTLAAWRAHEARSSYWDPVIVDASERRRIRARLYMTSGFFDVFALQQTAAFSNYVKDSAPGSGHTLVLGAWTHGDAQTPIGELSYANVAAPADDNLAFFNHCLKRQGTPNWPSLRYFVTQIGDDGTAATGEWRQGTLWPPPESVLTPWYLTAAQAVTTLPVEPSNPVPTVGGANLSVADGPRDQSAIDARGDVLTLTTAPGTSDYELIGNPKARIYAASATTDVDVVVRLTQVAPNGRSILLTDGVRRGRFVADSSVITPLTPGVPLPFEIDLGPVSVRVKAGHSLRVAISGTNSPHYEVNPNVAEPLSSSPTPVATTLSIYTDPAHPSTVTLPVASGTPPLPPPPPGVGEGEGEGEGEGEGEGAGEGADGDEVVPAGWSCEAGPGKAVSLWVAVVGVLALSRRRDRVA, encoded by the coding sequence GTGGGCGTCATCACCGGCCCGTCCAGCCTCGACTTCTGGACGCAGGTGAAGCACGTCTTCCCGCCGCCCATCGGCGGGCTCACGTTGTCTGTCTTTGGCGACATCGAGAAGCTGGCGGACCGGGACATTCACCGGGTGCCGGGGGCTTCCGGATTGCCGGGGAGGCAATCACCCGGACAGGGGAGGCGCAGCCCCGGGGTATCGCGGCACTGGATGCAATGCCACATGGTAGGGTGCGCCATGCGCTCCCTAAAGCGTGTCCTCCTTTTCGTCCTGTGCGCGCAGACCGCGCTCGCGGCAACGAAGACCGAAGTGATGGTCCCGATGCCCGATGGCACGAAGCTGATGACGGATGTGTGGAGGCCGGATCCGGCCCAATTTCCCGGGCCGCGCCCGGTCATCCTGCGTCGCACGCCCTACGGCCGCGGGTTCCCGTTCCCCCAATCCCTCCTCGTGTGGAACCTGGCGGACCTGAACGGCTACATCGTCGTCTCCCAGGACGTGCGCGGGCGGGGGGGCTCCGAGGGGACGTTCCTGCCCTTCTTTACCGACGCCGTAGATGGTCCGGCGACGATGCGCTGGATAGAGCAACAAGCCTGGTGCGACGGCAACATCGGCTCCTTCGGAGGCTCCGCCGAGGGCATCGTGCAGCTCCTGGCGCTCCCGGATGCGCCGGATTCGCTGCGCTGTGCCCACGTCCAGAACGCTTCCGACAACCTGTACGAGTCGCTCATGCCAGGCGGCGCCTGGCGAGCCGAGCTGACGACGTCTTGGCTCAACGGCTTTCCGACGCCAACGACGCTCGCCGCCTGGCGCGCCCATGAAGCCAGGAGCAGCTACTGGGACCCGGTGATTGTCGATGCGAGCGAGCGCCGCCGGATTCGCGCTCGCTTGTACATGACCTCGGGTTTCTTCGACGTCTTCGCGCTACAGCAGACGGCGGCCTTTTCGAACTACGTGAAGGACTCGGCGCCGGGTTCCGGTCACACGTTGGTGCTCGGCGCCTGGACGCACGGCGACGCGCAGACGCCGATTGGCGAGCTCTCCTACGCGAACGTGGCCGCGCCGGCGGACGACAACCTCGCCTTCTTCAACCATTGCCTCAAGAGACAGGGGACGCCCAACTGGCCGTCGCTGCGCTACTTCGTCACGCAGATTGGCGACGACGGCACGGCCGCGACCGGAGAGTGGCGACAGGGCACGCTCTGGCCGCCTCCGGAGAGCGTCCTGACGCCCTGGTATCTCACCGCCGCGCAAGCCGTCACGACGTTGCCCGTCGAGCCTTCGAACCCGGTTCCGACCGTGGGCGGGGCGAACCTCTCCGTCGCGGACGGTCCTCGAGACCAGTCGGCGATCGACGCGCGCGGTGACGTGCTGACCCTCACCACCGCGCCGGGGACCTCTGATTATGAGCTCATCGGCAACCCCAAGGCGCGGATCTACGCGGCGAGCGCCACGACGGATGTCGACGTCGTCGTGCGCCTGACGCAGGTCGCGCCGAATGGCAGGTCGATTTTGCTCACCGACGGCGTGCGCCGCGGGCGCTTCGTCGCCGACTCTTCCGTCATCACGCCGCTCACGCCGGGAGTCCCCCTCCCGTTCGAAATCGACCTGGGGCCGGTTTCCGTACGGGTGAAGGCTGGCCACAGCCTCCGCGTGGCAATCAGTGGGACGAACTCGCCGCACTACGAAGTGAACCCGAACGTCGCCGAGCCGTTGTCCTCTTCGCCGACCCCGGTGGCGACGACGCTCTCCATCTACACGGACCCGGCGCACCCCAGCACCGTCACCCTGCCCGTAGCGAGCGGAACACCGCCACTGCCACCACCCCCGCCCGGTGTGGGCGAAGGAGAGGGCGAAGGCGAAGGAGAGGGCGAAGGCGAAGGGGCTGGGGAGGGCGCAGACGGAGACGAGGTCGTCCCCGCGGGCTGGAGCTGCGAAGCGGGCCCCGGCAAGGCTGTCAGCCTGTGGGTGGCCGTCGTCGGCGTCCTTGCGCTGAGCCGTCGCCGAGACCGGGTTGCCTGA
- a CDS encoding NlpC/P60 family protein: MRSSRRSATLAAVSALISFFALTPSAHADFTFYRTGPHTGACWVKVNAYGGVYQVSNVLLNGTGASQTATVQNFRPGVGLQSSYTYTAAPGEWVGGEIAHVAIVPGDEFYYYLNGALVAGIPAGGIPFYMQHCKVVESPSVKVRLAISYGLAALDAVYTGACGGSYRFGAAPSTGRWHYGSSCGSGQGNYYQPAGVRGFDCSGLVFKMFEYAGVYFPWQSSSAMKSGIPQISKAYLQVGDLLVKNGHVAVYLGDGDGDGIPSVLEATPEWTNPDGSKTGVIISDAFKYLNDSAYTAHRVSGI, encoded by the coding sequence ATGCGCTCGTCTCGCCGCTCCGCGACGTTGGCAGCCGTCTCCGCGCTCATCTCGTTCTTCGCACTCACGCCGTCTGCTCACGCCGACTTCACCTTCTACAGGACGGGGCCGCACACCGGGGCCTGCTGGGTCAAGGTGAACGCGTACGGCGGCGTCTATCAGGTCAGCAACGTCCTGCTGAATGGGACGGGCGCCTCGCAGACCGCCACGGTGCAGAACTTCCGTCCGGGGGTCGGGCTGCAGTCCAGCTATACCTACACCGCGGCGCCGGGAGAGTGGGTGGGTGGCGAAATCGCCCACGTGGCCATCGTGCCCGGCGATGAGTTCTATTACTACCTCAACGGCGCGCTCGTGGCGGGCATCCCGGCAGGCGGCATCCCCTTCTACATGCAGCACTGCAAGGTGGTGGAGTCGCCTTCCGTCAAGGTCCGCCTGGCCATCTCCTACGGTCTCGCCGCGCTGGACGCTGTCTACACGGGAGCCTGTGGGGGGTCCTACCGGTTCGGCGCGGCTCCCAGCACGGGCAGGTGGCACTACGGCTCGAGCTGCGGCAGTGGGCAGGGCAACTACTACCAGCCCGCGGGCGTCAGGGGGTTCGACTGCTCGGGGCTGGTGTTCAAGATGTTCGAGTATGCGGGCGTGTACTTCCCCTGGCAGTCCTCCTCCGCGATGAAGTCTGGCATTCCGCAGATCTCCAAGGCCTATCTCCAGGTGGGGGACCTGCTGGTGAAGAATGGCCATGTCGCGGTCTACCTGGGTGACGGCGACGGGGATGGCATTCCGTCCGTCCTGGAGGCGACGCCGGAGTGGACGAACCCCGATGGCAGCAAGACGGGCGTCATCATCTCCGACGCCTTCAAGTACCTCAACGACTCGGCTTATACGGCGCACCGGGTCTCCGGAATCTGA
- a CDS encoding carboxypeptidase regulatory-like domain-containing protein, producing MRTRHWLWGSVVVGALVLVTWALPGGGWRGAPSSKTQAVRNAGTPHASRAAATTSQRPSAGLRISGTVVDTEGVPVAGVRVSASSPEPGQTLSEMPCPERPPWAAQSHLRQSARSKRLPQCIDDARDVVIELVGAREGEAPVHAETTTGADGAFVLEALPEGVMTLWALGEHGAAMRSGIPAGSEGVALELEAGILLQGTVMGGGTPLAGANVTALDMWRPRFFDATTGPDGGFRMGPVPYREMYLAVVAKEGWLPAFVGIGDMHKQVTLLRPSRLSGRVLSNGVPAPGAEVRRVPGQRIPVAGETAHGITADAEGRFEWVLPPGEYTLSASREGRFALARVTAGPTTPEVVLELGSALHVEGTVSDESGQPVAGATVRVSSASLMESTGASLRALTGPEGHYRLGPLESGEWDFAVTAPGHLDRWRLEPQTLGPATGPVDFTLHRAASITGRVTDTEGRPLSGIRLVPVRADTEAEDTEAHEDAWTDEEGRFVLDTEEPGNYRIHVTATSFLGGAFRVRAPLRNVHLTLKPGASVEGTVEDAQGVRLEGFLVELQDPEGLEEWRLGRNVRTDEKGHFLIQGVPPGRYLLLATREAASATRRVWRVVELQAGTRAQVPLRMEPERTLSGLVVDVSGQPVEDVYVRARPPQRDAPFWKQDGRNNRHGTPMGVATEAEGRFTLRALTEAAYDVSAWRSGYTLDRGLSTGGTEAEDGMLRVGADTAQVRLVLRRDAHIVGRLVGPDGAPIPRFQVNGALMEDPDGDFAVPLEDLPSEPLVFEAEGLATRVLRWEPGASGVDLDLGVVRMSRGRGLHGRVVDAETGEPLADVGFEFSTRSMDARGAPFTLSNEDTEVTKEDGTFDLPHVDLEAFTLTATCDGYRKQRLTVGPEQEELLLRMDPGARVEVTAKGVRGRLRDATVEFHGDGVEELGFIRKGQLVQRGLEPGPYTVWLSTHDPLESRRPVFPPQRVVVPASGRVQVSFQEQEGGATVKLRGAGGDDVSVMLLPGSVPPPSSSVALERLSDYSIGVEQRGDEATFQQVPQGVATVFIVQSGDSPRFHSEELVIPSGGTLSRNLSLVWRSFAADSD from the coding sequence ATGCGCACGCGTCATTGGCTGTGGGGGTCCGTCGTCGTCGGGGCGCTCGTGCTCGTCACGTGGGCGCTGCCAGGCGGCGGCTGGCGCGGGGCTCCATCATCCAAGACGCAGGCGGTCCGCAACGCCGGGACACCTCACGCGTCGCGCGCCGCCGCCACCACGTCGCAGCGCCCCAGCGCCGGGCTTCGCATCTCCGGCACCGTGGTGGACACGGAGGGCGTGCCCGTGGCCGGAGTCCGCGTCTCCGCCTCGTCGCCGGAGCCCGGGCAGACGCTGTCCGAAATGCCCTGCCCCGAACGCCCGCCGTGGGCCGCCCAGTCCCATTTGCGCCAGAGCGCCCGGAGCAAGCGGCTTCCCCAGTGCATCGACGACGCGAGAGACGTCGTCATCGAGCTCGTCGGCGCGCGCGAGGGCGAGGCGCCCGTCCACGCGGAGACGACCACCGGCGCGGACGGTGCCTTCGTCCTCGAAGCCCTGCCCGAGGGGGTGATGACGCTCTGGGCGCTGGGCGAGCACGGTGCGGCGATGCGCTCCGGCATCCCCGCCGGCTCCGAGGGCGTGGCGCTGGAGCTGGAAGCGGGCATCCTGCTGCAGGGCACCGTCATGGGTGGGGGCACGCCCCTGGCCGGCGCCAACGTCACGGCGCTGGACATGTGGCGCCCCCGCTTCTTCGACGCGACCACCGGCCCGGATGGCGGCTTCCGCATGGGCCCCGTGCCGTACCGCGAGATGTACCTGGCGGTCGTCGCGAAGGAAGGCTGGCTCCCGGCGTTCGTAGGCATCGGGGACATGCACAAGCAGGTGACGCTCCTCCGTCCGAGCCGGCTCTCCGGCCGCGTGCTGTCCAACGGAGTCCCGGCGCCGGGTGCCGAGGTGCGCAGGGTCCCCGGACAGCGCATTCCCGTGGCCGGCGAAACTGCGCACGGCATCACCGCGGACGCGGAGGGCCGCTTCGAATGGGTGCTCCCCCCGGGCGAGTACACGCTCAGCGCCTCGCGGGAGGGGCGCTTTGCGCTCGCGCGGGTGACGGCGGGCCCCACGACACCGGAGGTGGTGCTGGAGCTGGGCAGCGCCCTTCACGTCGAGGGCACCGTGTCGGACGAGTCGGGACAGCCCGTGGCCGGCGCCACCGTCAGAGTGTCCAGCGCGTCCTTGATGGAGTCGACCGGCGCGAGCCTGCGGGCCCTCACGGGTCCGGAGGGGCACTACCGCCTGGGCCCCTTGGAGTCCGGCGAGTGGGACTTCGCGGTGACGGCACCCGGCCACCTCGACAGGTGGCGCTTGGAGCCGCAGACGCTCGGCCCGGCCACGGGGCCCGTGGACTTCACGCTCCACCGCGCGGCCTCCATCACCGGGCGCGTCACGGACACCGAGGGCCGGCCCCTGTCCGGCATCCGGCTCGTCCCCGTGCGCGCCGACACGGAGGCCGAGGACACCGAGGCCCATGAGGACGCCTGGACGGACGAGGAAGGCCGCTTCGTCCTGGACACGGAGGAGCCCGGGAACTACCGCATCCACGTCACCGCTACGTCCTTCCTCGGCGGGGCCTTTCGCGTCCGCGCGCCCTTGCGGAACGTGCACCTCACGCTCAAGCCGGGCGCCTCGGTGGAGGGCACGGTGGAGGACGCGCAAGGCGTGCGGCTGGAGGGCTTTCTCGTGGAGCTGCAGGACCCGGAGGGCCTGGAGGAGTGGCGCCTCGGGCGCAACGTGCGCACCGACGAGAAGGGACACTTCCTCATCCAGGGCGTGCCGCCCGGCCGATACCTGTTGCTGGCCACGCGGGAGGCGGCGAGCGCCACCCGCAGGGTCTGGCGTGTGGTGGAGCTCCAGGCCGGCACGCGAGCCCAGGTCCCGCTGCGGATGGAGCCGGAGCGCACCCTGTCCGGCCTCGTGGTGGATGTCTCGGGCCAGCCCGTGGAGGACGTCTATGTCCGGGCCCGTCCTCCCCAACGGGACGCGCCGTTCTGGAAGCAGGACGGCCGCAACAACCGCCATGGCACGCCCATGGGCGTGGCAACGGAAGCGGAGGGGCGCTTCACCCTGCGAGCCCTGACGGAAGCCGCGTACGACGTCAGCGCCTGGAGGTCCGGCTACACGCTGGACCGTGGGCTTTCGACGGGAGGCACGGAAGCAGAGGATGGCATGCTCCGCGTCGGTGCGGACACGGCGCAGGTGCGGCTCGTCCTGAGGCGGGACGCCCACATCGTCGGAAGGCTCGTGGGGCCCGACGGTGCGCCCATCCCCCGCTTCCAGGTGAACGGCGCGCTGATGGAGGACCCGGACGGCGACTTCGCCGTGCCCTTGGAGGACCTGCCCTCCGAGCCGCTCGTCTTCGAAGCCGAGGGCCTGGCCACGCGGGTGCTCCGGTGGGAGCCGGGTGCGAGCGGCGTGGACCTGGACCTGGGCGTGGTGCGGATGAGCCGGGGCCGCGGGCTCCATGGGCGGGTGGTGGACGCGGAGACGGGCGAGCCCCTCGCGGACGTGGGCTTCGAGTTCTCCACCCGGTCCATGGATGCCAGGGGGGCCCCGTTCACCCTGAGCAACGAGGACACGGAGGTCACGAAGGAGGACGGCACCTTCGACCTGCCCCACGTGGACCTGGAGGCCTTCACCCTCACCGCCACCTGCGACGGCTACCGGAAGCAGCGCCTCACGGTGGGCCCCGAGCAGGAGGAGTTGCTCCTCCGCATGGACCCGGGCGCCCGGGTGGAGGTGACGGCGAAGGGCGTCCGGGGCCGCCTTCGCGACGCGACAGTCGAGTTCCACGGGGATGGCGTCGAGGAGCTGGGCTTCATCCGGAAGGGCCAGCTCGTCCAGCGCGGCCTGGAGCCGGGGCCCTACACGGTGTGGCTGTCGACCCACGACCCCCTGGAATCCCGCCGTCCCGTCTTCCCGCCCCAGCGCGTGGTGGTGCCCGCCAGCGGCCGGGTCCAGGTCTCCTTCCAGGAGCAGGAGGGCGGCGCCACGGTGAAGCTGCGGGGGGCGGGCGGCGACGACGTGTCCGTCATGCTGCTCCCGGGCAGCGTGCCTCCGCCCTCAAGCAGCGTGGCCCTGGAGCGCCTCTCCGACTATTCCATCGGCGTCGAGCAGCGAGGGGACGAGGCCACCTTCCAACAGGTGCCCCAGGGCGTGGCCACCGTCTTCATCGTCCAGTCCGGCGACTCCCCACGGTTCCACAGCGAGGAGCTGGTCATCCCCTCCGGGGGCACGCTGTCCCGCAACCTGTCCCTGGTGTGGCGCTCCTTCGCCGCCGATTCGGATTAG